The following is a genomic window from Colletotrichum lupini chromosome 5, complete sequence.
TCTGAGATATAGTTTCCCCGAGATTATTCCAAGTTGAACGTCTATAATGAGATTCACACCATCTGTTTGACAAAGCAAAGCAGTGCTCGAAAAAATCACACCTTCAGCCAAGTGGCCGTAGATCCCCAATCCATAGAAGATTCAAGCTTCATTCGATCGCCTGATTGTACTCTTAATGCTAATCAGCAGGTTTCACAACGTTCGTGGTAGTGAGTCCTACATATCATTATCCCCAGCAATAGCTACGGGAGGTAGCAACTTCGAGCATAAAACGAGGAAAAATGAGACGATCAGCTTCTAGTAAAGGCTGTGGGAGCAAGGTATGGGAAACATTCTCTTATAGAGACCAGGGCCAGTGCCAGTGAACACTACTTCTGATTCTATGAGTATAGGACATATGATACACCATCGAAATGTCCTCTTAGGGACCATACATGTACTCCTCTATGAGTATTACATACTTCTCAATAGTTCGAGATCACAATGTCTGCATTGAGGGTGCGCATTGCATCTATGAAGGAGGTGCGCTTACCAAGTCAAGTGTCCAGCCTGAAAGATGGGGGAAAGTTCATCTGGAATATCGTCTGGAATATAATGATGAATATATCAAAGACAACAATGGTAAATTGGTTTTCAATTTCTTGCTTCCTGCCACCCAGGCACAGGTGCTCTTTCCCTCAATATTTGGAGAACTACTATGCCCAAGTTCACGCATCTTCTCTCATCACACTGCATCACTCTCGACGATCACACAAGTATACACCTCTCGAATCCCCCAGTCACTCACCAACTTCTCTTTCATGGAAGTCGTCTTCACTCCGCCCCTGAGTTCTCATCTTGTAGGCTTGGTGCATAGCCTGGCTCCCATGAACCTTCGTTACCTCGTACTGCTCCCTTTTGTTGATGAAGATTTTCTCCTTGTTCTGCTTAACGGCTTATTCTTCCGAACCGCTCACGTCAAATTCCGCTTCCATCTTGCCTTTCGCCTCTCCTTCGACTGAAGTTTTGACGCACATCACTCCGTCCGGACTCGAATCACCTGACCTACCCGTCTGGTCTTCCCGCCCATCTAACGATGGATTCTTTTGACCCGCTTGAATTGAGGGAGGCAGGGCCTCAGAAGCCTAGAGGGCCCCTCGAGCCCAGCGTCCTCGACCGGAAGAGGCCAGTGGCTCGATTTCCAGACAGCTTTTCTGCCAATCTCGGTCGCAAGACTTCCTCCTTCTTTCGTCAAGACGATTTCACTCCTGGATTCGACCAAAAATCCTCATCATCTCCTCCTCCCCTTCCCGAAAGCCAGAGCATCATTCATCGAAAACGAGACGTTTTACCTGGCTCACCTTCTCCATCGAGTACTCGCGATCGTCAAACATTCGTCGCGTCTTCGGTCAAGGCAATGGTCGCGAAATTCGAAGGAGCAACTGCTACACTCGAGAAACCCGACAAGATGTCTGACCACGGAGATTTCGATCTCACCCCCGCCTCGTCGCCCGTTGCCGACAAGGGCAAGGGCAAGGCGTCGTTTGATGAGTCTACTGACACCACCGCTGCTTCTGTCGCGACTGGTGATGCTTCTCAGCCCGAGAAGAAAAAATCCGTTCGAGAGATTGTTGACCTGGAGCTTCTCAAGATGGAGAACTACTTCAATGACGAGTCCCTTGCGCGCTCTCTCGACAACTATGTTGCTCCGAAGCACATTCACACCAAGGTCAAGGTCCTTCCTCTTGAGGAAGATGAGGGCGTCTCCATGGTGAAGGCTGCTAAGATTGAACTGTGGAACAAGTTGGCTTCGCTCAACGAGGCCCTTGAGAAGCGCCACCCGTCCGCCAAGGAAGAGCGTCTCGTCCGGGAAGCTGCTTTCGATGCCACCAACGCTCGTCTCGACGAAATTTTCGGAGAACCATCCAAGCAGGGTGCTCTGAACGAAGAGACCAAGAAGTCCACCCGTGCCGAACGCAGAGCCGAGCAAAAGGCCCAGAAGAAGGCCGACAAGAAAGCCCAAAAGGCTCGCAAGGGTGAGGTTCCCGTCGCTACTGCCCCTCAGGCTGTCACTTCGCCTACCCTTGAAGAGCACACCACCAAGGAGGCTTCGCTTCGCGAGAAGTATCCAGAGATCTACGCAAAGATTGACTACTGGCGCGCTCTTGGTGCTGCCAAGAAGCCCGCCGACCTTCTCGATCCTGCCGACTCTGGTAGCGAGTACACCGACGACGTCCACTCTGAAGACGATTCGCTTCTTGCAGCTCCTTCTCAGCCCGTGGCCCACGAGATCCAGACGACCACCGCCTATGGTCAAGCCGCGGAGAGTAAAAGCCAGACGAAAGAGGCCTCTACCGATGAtgattcttcttcttccgatGATGATGACTCGAGCACTGGCTCGTCCAACGGTGACCCGTTCCACTTGAACAAGTACCTCACGCCAGAGTATCAGGCAAAGGCCCAGGCTTACCTCAAGGCCTTCGACGAGGCTCAAGCTCAAGTTACAGACAAGCCTAGCGATAAGCCCGTCTACGGACCCGCTCCTCCACCTTCCTCCACTCAGTCTGGGGGAAAGACCATCGCCGGCAAGCCGACTGCCATGGATAGCCGTTCCCAGCAAACTGCGGAGAGCGACGAGTCTTACACCTTCATCCAGAGAGACCCGAAGGAGGTTGATGCGTTCTAGAGCAACGTTCGAACCTCACTTCACGTCTCCGACGATGAACTATCCGATACCGACGACGTCAAGGTTGCCAAGGTCTCTGCTGCTCAGCAGGAGCGAGATGAGATCAACCGTCGTGCGTACGAGCGCGTCAATGCCGCTCACGCTCGTGGTGAAATTGTTCATCTCGAGAATACCAAGCCGATTCGCGACACTTTCTCGACTGATATCAAGAAGGAGGACATCGTCCCCGGTTTCGGAAAGAGCAAGAACAAGCAGGCTCCTGCCGCCTTCGACGAGCAGGTTTACGCCGACCGCTCGATTGCGTCTCACACCATGAAGCCTGCTCCGCTTCGCATCCCCTCTCGCGCCAAGCAGCCTGCGGTCGACAACGACAAGCCCGGCGCCAAGGACGCCTCGCAGGCTCAGAGAAAGACGTCCTCTGTCTCCGATGCTCCGCGCTCGTCAAACTCCAGTAGGTACCGCATGGTTGCTGGAGAGTCCACCTCCTTCACTCAGGCCTACAACGGCAACAACCCGTTCCTGAACAGAACCACGAGCGGCTCTTCCACTCAGAGCGGCGGTCCGAGAAGTAGCAGTAGCGCTCGCAACTTCAGCTGGCCCAAGAGACCCAAGAGCAGCAAGTACGACTTTGTCGACAGTGATGACGAGGAGGCcaccaagaagaagaagtcgGACAAGACCCCGGCTCAGACTCAGACCACCACATCTAGCAGTAGTAGCTCCCCTAGGACTCTTCTGGAGAACACCAAGTGCCTGACCGGCTTCACTCGCAAGATGGCGCCGCTCCCAAAGCCCCCGGTCGATGACGAGACTGGCGCCCACCGGAGCTTCACGCCTGAGGAGTACAAGACCGTCATCCAGGACGAGTTTAACCGTTTCGTCCAGCAGTCTCCCGAGAAGAAGGCGCGCGATCTCGAGACGGCTCTTGCCATCCTTAACGGTGTCCCATCTGCGTCCTCGTCCGCCAGCCGTACCCCGACTGCCCCGGCTCCCGCTGCTGCCTCGGACAACATCACTCGTCAGACTGTGACTGTCAACCCTTCCCTACAGCGTCCTGCTGTCCGCCTcgccggcgccgccgccctcCCGCCCACGCCCGCCACGTCTGTTGTTCCCGCGACCATGTCCCAGCAGATGGCTGATCTGGACGACTTCTTCGCGGAGGAAAATGACCACTATTACACCACCTCCGGCCCTGCCGCCGTGGGCTCCAGCTACGCCTCGAGCTACAACTCCACCGCCTCCACTGGCGAGAAGAACCAGGGGGAGAAGGAGAGCCAGTACAAGGACGAGCCCTGGAATGATCCCAACTACCACGAGGAGGCCCTCTCCCACGGCTATGCCTTCAAGAAGACGGGCTACAACAATCTTCCTGACGACATGGACCCTGTCCCCCTCACCCGCGGCCAGCGCCGTGAGGTCCTTGAGCACTACGGCATAACCGAGGCAGACTACCCTGCTCCTCCCGTCGGCTACCCCAACCCTCCCGGCCCCGAGCCCGGCACCGTCGCTCCCCCTTGCCCCTCGCGCCCTGCTCCGTCTGTTCCCGGCCGGGTCACTCCGGCTGGCAGCATCGGCGGAGGAGATAGCAGCGCCTCCAGCACCCACGGCGGCTACAGCGACGCTTTCGCTCCTGCTCAGGCTTATACCCAGGCTCAGGCTCCTGCTACTTTCCAGAGCCTCCGCACCCCTCGTCGCTTCCGTCGCGCTGCGACTGCGCCCCCGGCGCCTGCTCCCGACAGCCCTGCTCCTGGCTATGACGCTGACTGGTTCTGAACGAATGAACGATGAAGAAGCATGACGATATGAAGATGAAGAGACGCACGAATGAATCGATTTACGAAACGGTTCGAGACGTCCTTTTCCTTTGCTGCCTTACGGAATGCTACTGCTTGTTTTGCTTGCGACAATTAACGAAAAACTGAGAAAATAGCAAAAAAAAGCAGAAACGCCAATATGCTCAGAGTACCCATCATGGAAGCATCGTCGTCGAACGGAAACTTGGCATGGAATCTCTCGGCATTTCATTCCCCTGTAACTGTTATTGAGACCAGCCGCCTGGATTCCACGTCGCGACATGGCTTCAGTACACAAGCACCCATAAAAAATTACAAAATCAACATGACCcccgaaaaaaaaaacatgTTGGATCACAGGAAATGGATAGTCACTTCTTCGACTTACCACTCTTCCCCCCTCGAGTGAGGAGGTACTATCTGGGAAAAAGAGATCAAGACAGGCAACGTTTTCTCTTGCTTTTGGCAGAAGAATCTGGCTTACTCTCGACTCCTTCCAAGATTTTGCAACTCTACTCGTTCTTGTTAGAACACGACTCTGGGAGATATCCTGTTCTcccgagaagaaggagaattCCTCATAGTCAAACCCCCTGTTTTGCAAATGGCAGTCGCATCTCGCAATCGTCTTTTTGCATGTTTGAGAATACCCTCGATTTTTCAGGGCACACGGCCGTGGCGAGATGAGTTTGAGGAAAGGAGGAATCGGACAGGATGGGATATGGTGGGGAAAAGGGAACGATATTCTCGTGAACACTTTCATTCTTGATTGATCCCCTCTTGAATCAAAGGTTGTCAGCCTAGCCGACCAAAGTAGATAGCCAACAGAATCGACCAAATTTGGATCGAGACACCGGAGGTTTTAGCTCCATTTCCTCCTCGCGTGACGTATGACTGGCAATGAACCTGCAACTACGCTTAATCGTATTGACTCGTGATAAGTTTGATAGAACCTCCCCTTTCCATACATCATGAGACCGATACCCAAAGACCGTCCACTCAAAATACCTGGCTTTGCTTCCTTCCCTTCGGCGAGCTCTTCCTTCTGCCAGGTCCTCGCGTCCTTGCTTCCCCTGTTCATGAGGCTGCTTACACCCACCTGCCCGTCCTTGCTCTTTTGACAATCTTGAGATGCCAGATACTTCATCTCCTGGTCCGATGTCAATGTAAGCAGCCTGCGGCAACAAATCGCTCTCTCTTCCACCTATATCGCCAGAGAGAATCCTGTCGACACGCACAcataaaaatagaggcatCAGAAGTTCAGAAAATTGTTTTAATTAGGTATCATCCCCCTATCCATGGCATATCAGCCCCTGTCGGGAGACAAAGGCCATTGTGCCGACTCCATTCATCAACGTAGCCTCTAGTGCGCGTTAAAggacctccttcttctcctgtGTATGTACAGCATCGGATGCTGTGCTGCCAACAGAGTCTATGCCCTCTCTACAGAGCGACTCGACAGAGCGACTCGACAGCCATAGGAAGAAAGAGAGTAAAAAAAGTGAAAAAGGAAACAAAGGGAATCACTCTTGTGAAAATTATTCGCTCGTATGTCCAGGTCCATCGCCCTTCCTTGCTGGATCTTCTGGCTCTCCTCAAGCAATCCCAGATACGCCGCCCCTATGCGGAATTCGTGTCCCTCATACATGAcaaaggtatatatagaaagGTCCCATCGTACAAgaaaggaaggaaggaaggggAACTGATTAAGTGCCGCAAACACGCTCAAAAGGGTTCCACCTCTAAGCACTCTGTGGCGGTGCTCCGGCCGTGCCATTGTTCTCCGATTCAAAAGCCAACTTCCGAGGGTCAGCACTCTCCACCTTGGGAAAGTTTGGCTTCTCCATGCCGGATACCCCGCTGTCGGTCTCTCCAAAGGTGATTCCGAGGGAGTCTGCGTTCTTCTTCGCCTCAAGTGCTCGTCTTCTCTCGTCTTCTTGAGCTTCTTCGAGGTTCATCAACGCAGGAGGGCGGTGTCGCTGCTGTCTTGCCTTGGCGAGGGAAATGGTCTTTTGTTGATACGTCGTTGTTATCGCCTGGGTATCATCTCGGTCAATGGTAGCCTTCATGAGGGCTGCCATCCACAGTCTTCCTGACTTGAGATTGGGGACTGCAAAGTAGTGAACAGTCGGTTTGGTGAAGTTCACGGCGCGGGACAGGCCTGCGCGTGGTGGAACAAGCTTAAAGATGAACATGGTATCATCTCCCTTTTCTCCAGAGGCATTGGCGTCGTGCCCGGTGGTAGCACCTGCGCCAGTGAGCTTGGCGTGGAGTCCGGTCAGCTGTTCATTGTCGGCTGGAAGAACACGGTGGAAAGAGATATCAATGAGTCCCTTTTCTTGATCGTCATTCTCCGAGTAGTAGTATGAAAGTCGGCGTCCCTTGAGCACAAACAATCGAGGCTTCCATGTTGTCATGAGGTTGGAGCTCTTCTTTCTCATCCACCCGCTGTAGTCGGCATCTTTGACGGCTTCAGCGGGGCTGATCTTCAATAGTCCTCGTTGGTAAGCACTCGTCTccttcttgcccttcttcCTGCTGCCCTTGCTCGCTACGGTGGTGGCAGTGCTAGGGCTCTTTGCGGTATCAGGGGAATCGAGCTCGAAGCTGGGCCCCGCAGAGGGAGTACTCGATCCAGTTCTAGCGGGCGAGGGTAAAGGCGAGTCCTTCAGAGATGGGTCGATTGGCGAAGCCACCTTGTTGCGATCGCTCGAGACTGAATCCGAAATTGCGCGCAAGCCGGCCACCTTCATCGAGGGCTTCACAACAGCGGAAAGCCACTCAGCGTGAATACCCTGGCGGGCCGCAGGAGACTCGGGCACCGGAGAGGCACGAGTCTTACCTTCAAGTTTCGTGACGCTGGGTGCTCCAACGTCCTTGACGGGAGGCACGGGCCGCGCAGACTGAGTGGTGCTTGTTGAGGCAGTTCTTCTGTGGGCGGTGGACTGCATGCCGTAGTATTTTTGCGCGGCAGGGGAGGCCACGCTGTCACGGTTCGAGTCGACGCTTCCGAATCTTGAGTGCCTCGAAATAGCGGTAGCACTACGCACCCGTTGCTCCTCAGCGTAACTGTTCTTTCGGCCGTGGCTGGCGGTGCTATCGCGCTTCCTAAGCACGTTGCGGCGTCGGCCATCGACTTCAGTACCGCTAAAGTACCCGCGGTCGGTATCGATGGCGGACTCGGGAGCGTGTAGACCAGACTGTTGCATGACGTCTTGAAGCCCGGTAGAAGAAAGTGGTCGGCTTGAGGCGCTGCCAAGGGTCCAGTTCCTGTCAAATGATGGTTGCTTCTTATGAGCGCCATCGGTCTGGGGAAACGTTCCACTCGTGGCCAGCTTCGGTGTCACGGTGCTGGCCATAGGTTGTCCCGTCAAACGGAAGTCGGTGGACGACGAGTGCCTGCGAGAGTGGTGCAAATCTCTGACGGACGCAGCCGAAGGTCGTTTCATGTGAGATGGACGGGTGGGACTGTCGACAATCGGGGAGACTGGCGACACAATTGATGCTGTATCCAACTTCGGCGTTTGCGAAAAGGAAAGGCGCTTGCTTGAAAATGACATGGCTCTGTCGTCAACTGGTGTCATCCTGGGCATTGAGCTGGTCAGGGTGTCGGCGCGGCTTCTAGACCGCTTGGCATCTTCCGAACCCACGTCACTGCCGTATGTCTGTGTCGTCCTTCTCGTCGTAATACCTAGGTTGTTACACTCGTCTTGCAGAGACTTGATTTTCTGCCACGTCTTGAGTCTCCTACCAACAGAACCCAGTTCGAATGCCTTGATGAAGAGGGAACTCTGGTCCATACCCAGCAAGACTTCACCGGTAATCTCTTGGTCGCGGAATACTTCGCAGTGCGATTTCTCAACGCCGACTGTGAATAGATACTCGGCAACTTGGTCCGGTGTCCATGCCTCCACCTCGGATCGACTATGCAtgccctcctcttcttcgtccgTTTCTTCGCCATGGATGTAGGACATTCGATGATCGAGCTGAGCACTGTATTCGCTACCAGAGTCGGTGGGAGGGGCACGCATTGCGCCGTTGCTAGGCGTAGAGCGCAAATCGGTAATATGCTCGTCGATAACGTTGAGGGTTTCGCTGAGTACATGATCCTGATTCGTGTTGATACGGCCGAGGGCCGCGGAGGGCGGCGCACTCACGGCTGGCGGCACACTCTCGATTGGAGCGGTTTCCTGCTTGATGTTGTTGAGAGGTAGAGTAACGGGGGCCGGAGACTCGGGTGGTGGCGTGGGAGTGGGTGGAGCGGCGGGGGTGGTAATCTTGTCGTCGGTCGGGTCGGGAGGGTTTGTTTGTTTGGATTCGTTCACCACTTCGGGCAGCGTTGCTAGTGGTTTCGAGAAGTTGTTCGCGGGTGCTGTCTTCGGAGCTGGCCTGGTATAGACTGAACCATGGATGATGAGCTTCTTGTTGTTTGCATAGGTTGGGTGCCATGTAGACGAACCTTCGGGAAACAGGCCGCTGTTTCCGTTGACGAGGTGCTTGCCCAGAAACCATCCATCTCCAAACTCGTCATCTCGTTCTATTAACTCAACTCGGTCGCCCTTGGTTAGGCTCAATTCGTCAGAGCTGCGAGCAATAAAGTCATCTGCAAGAAGAGAAAGACGTCAGATGGAATTCCACAGCGGAGAGACCCGGCCCGGGGCTGTCAAGGGCGGGGAGACGAAGATGCTGCATGACGCGAGCGAATACGAGTGACGAGGAGCGGGACAAGGCGGGCGAGTGGGCTCAGGCGTTGTTAGCGGATGAGTGGAATATGAACTTACGTATGACCAAGAGGGTATCGCCAACTTCTGGCTTCTGGAGAGCCATGATGTCGACGATGCCAGGCGCCGCGACAAATGCGGATGGCGTTTGCTGAAGAGAATGAGTTGTAACGGGATCAATACATAGGAGATGAGTTCGCTGGCTGGGCAGCCTGGTCTGGGCTGGACTTGACTTGGGTGCGACGACGACAAGGGGGGTGGAGACGTGCTGCTGGCGAAGCGAAAAAAAGAGTGGCAGTAGCCAGGGATTGTCAGTTGTTCGGCAGCTGGGACCAGGTAGGTATTAGGTGGTGACCGTGGTGGGCGGATAAGATGGTGAGGAGAAGTCGGATTGGAGGAGAGAAGGGCGAGGGTGGTGAATGGGAGATGATTGCGGACCGGGGTGGAAAGACAGGAAGGAGCAAAAGTTGGCTGTGTTGACGATGGCCCCCAAAAAGGTTGTTTTCTTGTCAATATGTCGAGGGCAAAAGGTTGGTGGTTGGCGTTTCTTTCCCACGAGTATGAGGTCTCCTAGTCGTTCTCGTGTCGGACTCTGCTGGGCCGGCCACTCGGTGTGGTTACTGGTCTCGTCGGGCTGAAGAGCTGACTGCCGACAGCGTAAGAAAAAAAGTGGCGAGTTGTTGAAAAAGGGTCGTTGCTAGCTCGGGGGAAGCAATGGAAGCTGAGGTGCGAGGTTGGAGTTGCTCAAGGCAGTGTTGTGGGATGTGATTGGGGGACACAGAATTGGCGTAAAGGGCCGCTATTGGGTCATTGCGACGTAGAGGTAGGGCGCATAGACGACGCTGGGGACTTTAGTGGACGGATGATGGAGTAGGACGGGTCAGACGAAGCTGGAGTTGATGGTGGTGAGGCGATCCCAAATGGAAGCCTTCTGCCGTCCGCTGTACCGCTGTGCCGCTGCACCTGCACCTGCGCTGCGCTGCGTAAGGTATGCGCAGACCTCTTTGCAGTAGCTGGCTTGTGGTCTGGCCCGAGAAGCTACCTAATGAGATGCAGACCTCGAGGTTAGTTTGGTGGGTTTGGTCAATGTGAGGCCGACTGGGCAGTCGTGGGCTGGTGGTAAGTTGCTGACGGGTGTTTGATGTGGTTGTaagggggaggggaggagaAGTCCGTACCGTGAAGGCCGAAAGTCTAATGTCTAATCCAATTGACGTCGAATTGTCGTTGTCGTCGGTAGAGCAAATATGCGATACGAGGCAGAGAAAGACCTGTCTTGGTGTTGTTCCTTTCTGAGGCAGAGTCGAGCATGTGCGATCCGCAGGGATGGAtaacaagaagaagaaaaaagaagaagcaaAGGTGAGCCGTGAAGTGCACGGAACTAGAAGGTGGCAGGAAAGGGTCGCAAGCTTGGGTTTCGAGTTGGGACGGAAGGAAGGGGCCGCGAGATGGTGGTGGTCTGGTCGAGGTGCAACTGATGGATGGGATGAGTGCCCGGAtgagtgaggtgaggtgaggtgaaaCCTAAGGCGACAGTAGACGATTACTGGCTGGAGCTGAAGCCGTGAGACCTGTGTCCTAGGAAACCTGACAATAAGGTGAGGTCAAGTAGTAGGAAGGAATGGAAAAAGGCCCAAATAAGGAAGGGGGCTTGCTGATACGGGGACCGTGTGACGAAAGCGAAGCTGACGATGCGGGACGCCCAATGCAAGGGACAGCAGCGTCCGTGAACCCGTTCCTGTTCCTGTTGGTTGAAGTCGCCGTGGCTTTCTGTGCTCAAGGCAAGGTGCGGCACCTTGAAGATGATGATCAGACCAAGGTTCAGAGCGCGCCAAAGGCGATTGCGTACTCGTTGGATCCGGCCGGGAGGGAATGGATTTGGGACccggtgctgctgctgctgttctCTACACCGAGAAACAACACGAAAAGCAATGGATGACGGATGGTGACGGTGGAGCTAAGGTGGTACAATCTTAAAGTCAAGCAGGAGCAAAGAGTCTGGTTATACAATAATAGTTTTGCATCCACAGGTAAAGTAGTAGGTATTTGCTGAGACTAGAGAAGGGCCCGATAAATTTGCCTGATGAGGCGCAGTTTGAAAGGGACGGGCAAGATAGAATAAAGAACCGCTTCTCGGTCTTCAACGAAACACACAAAGGCCAGGAAGAGGCGCCTTTAAGCCAAAGTATCTATGTGGAGGCACAGAAGGACTCCCGATTGATCTCTCTTCAAATTGCAGTGAGTGCCTTCCTAACATTAGAGAAGCTAAACCAAAAAGTAAAGTGCGGATTAAACTTGACGGGAGGCAAAAGATGCCGCTGAACGGCGCGAAT
Proteins encoded in this region:
- a CDS encoding SAM domain-containing protein, giving the protein MLDSASERNNTKTGSFSGQTTSQLLQRGLRIPYAAQRRCRCSGTAHVSTPLVVVAPKSSPAQTRLPSQRTHLLCIDPVTTHSLQQTPSAFVAAPGIVDIMALQKPEVGDTLLVIHDFIARSSDELSLTKGDRVELIERDDEFGDGWFLGKHLVNGNSGLFPEGSSTWHPTYANNKKLIIHGSVYTRPAPKTAPANNFSKPLATLPEVVNESKQTNPPDPTDDKITTPAAPPTPTPPPESPAPVTLPLNNIKQETAPIESVPPAVSAPPSAALGRINTNQDHVLSETLNVIDEHITDLRSTPSNGAMRAPPTDSGSEYSAQLDHRMSYIHGEETDEEEEGMHSRSEVEAWTPDQVAEYLFTVGVEKSHCEVFRDQEITGEVLLGMDQSSLFIKAFELGSVGRRLKTWQKIKSLQDECNNLGITTRRTTQTYGSDVGSEDAKRSRSRADTLTSSMPRMTPVDDRAMSFSSKRLSFSQTPKLDTASIVSPVSPIVDSPTRPSHMKRPSAASVRDLHHSRRHSSSTDFRLTGQPMASTVTPKLATSGTFPQTDGAHKKQPSFDRNWTLGSASSRPLSSTGLQDVMQQSGLHAPESAIDTDRGYFSGTEVDGRRRNVLRKRDSTASHGRKNSYAEEQRVRSATAISRHSRFGSVDSNRDSVASPAAQKYYGMQSTAHRRTASTSTTQSARPVPPVKDVGAPSVTKLEGKTRASPVPESPAARQGIHAEWLSAVVKPSMKVAGLRAISDSVSSDRNKVASPIDPSLKDSPLPSPARTGSSTPSAGPSFELDSPDTAKSPSTATTVASKGSRKKGKKETSAYQRGLLKISPAEAVKDADYSGWMRKKSSNLMTTWKPRLFVLKGRRLSYYYSENDDQEKGLIDISFHRVLPADNEQLTGLHAKLTGAGATTGHDANASGEKGDDTMFIFKLVPPRAGLSRAVNFTKPTVHYFAVPNLKSGRLWMAALMKATIDRDDTQAITTTYQQKTISLAKARQQRHRPPALMNLEEAQEDERRRALEAKKNADSLGITFGETDSGVSGMEKPNFPKVESADPRKLAFESENNGTAGAPPQSA